The proteins below are encoded in one region of Oncorhynchus masou masou isolate Uvic2021 chromosome 15, UVic_Omas_1.1, whole genome shotgun sequence:
- the LOC135555092 gene encoding dual specificity protein phosphatase 22-B-like, producing MGNGINKVLPDLYLGNFKDARDKELLAKHNITHILSIHDTAAPILEEMKYLCIPAADASKQNLTQFFKDSIIFIHESRLKGKGCLVHCVAGVSRSVTLVVVYIMTVTGRGWVESLAAVRVVRPCAGPNVGFLRQLEDFENLELAQYREWFKDRYKENHFNDEEEIRALLWQKSQAISESIATATATAAQLATSNT from the exons ATGGGGAATGGAATAAACAAG GTGCTGCCTGATCTCTATCTGGGAAACTTCAAAG ATGCGCGGGACAAGGAGCTGTTGGCGAAGCACAATATCACCCACATCCTTTCCATCCATGACACCGCTGCCCCCATTCTAGAG GAGATGAAATACCTCTGCATCCCTGCTGCGGATGCCTCCAAACAAAACCT GACCCAGTTTTTTAAGGACAGCATCATTTTCATCCACGAGTCCAGACTCAAAGGGAAAGGCTGCCTGGTCCACTG TGTTGCAGGTGTGTCTCGCAGCGTTACGTTGGTGGTGGTGTACATCATGACAGTTACTGGGCGAGGCTGGGTGGAGTCGTTAGCTGCGGTGAGGGTGGTACGGCCGTGTGCTGGACCTAACGTGGGGTTCTTAAGGCAGCTAGAGGACTTTGAGAATCTAGAGTTGGCACAG TATAGGGAATGGTTTAAGGACAGGTATAAGGAGAACCATTTTAATGATGAAGAGGAGATCAGAGCCCTTCTGTGGCAGAAGTCTCAGGCCATCAGTGAGTCCATAGCAACGGCCACGGCAACGGCGGCTCAGCTAGCCACCAGCAACACATGA
- the irf4l gene encoding interferon regulatory factor 4 isoform X1, with the protein MNPESDYGMSTVSCGNGKLRSWLIEQVDTGKYQGLVWENEEKSIFRIPWKHAGKQDYNRDEDAALFKAWALFKGKFREGIDKLDPPTWKTRLRCALNKSNDFEELVQRSQLDISDPYKVYRIIPECAKKHFLLSGSKQEDGGSPLSPLSYPMLPSYPALQTQMPGYMPSTERGWMKDYLPEQASLPELPYAQCPYPSRSLSWAQGPSMDNGYQITGSFYTYSATDAQPSPFTLDTSMRSAEALSDMRLHVSVFYRDSLWREVTTSSPEGCRIAPCSPDEKLYSPTVGPDLVPLPLDSLPALGRGEECPPSPPSCPLERGVLLWMAPDGLYARRLCQERVFWEGGLSSYVDKPNKLEREHTCKLLHTQDYLTELQGYALHCRPPPRLQVLLSFGDECLDPQRQRTLTVQVEPMFARQLLYYTQHQQSSGHYYRSYDLPLPGVTEHSMTPSITEDYQRVITHHHSNTLQD; encoded by the exons ATGAACCCTGAGTCGGACTACGGGATGTCTACGGTGAGCTGTGGGAACGGAAAGCTCCGCTCGTGGCTAATCGAGCAGGTGGATACCGGGAAGTACCAGGGCCTGGTCTGGGAGAACGAAGAAAAGAGCATCTTCAGGATACCATGGAAGCACGCGGGCAAGCAGGACTACAACCGGGACGAGGATGCCGCTCTCTTCAAG GCTTGGGCGCTGTTTAAAGGCAAGTTTCGGGAGGGCATCGACAAACTGGACCCGCCAACGTGGAAGACTCGCCTGCGGTGCGCGCTCAACAAAAGTAACGACTTCGAGGAGCTCGTGCAGCGAAGTCAGCTGGACATCTCAGACCCATACAAAGTCTACCGGATCATCCCGGAGTGCGCCAAGAAGC ATTTCTTGCTATCAGGATCCAAACAGGAGGATGGTGGCAGCCCCCTGAGTCCTCTGAGTTACCCCATGCTGCCCTCATACCCCGCCCTGCAGACACAG ATGCCTGGGTACATGCCCAGTACAGAGCGAGGCTGGATGAAGGACTATCTTCCAGAGCAGGCCTCTCTTCCTGAGCTGCCCTATGCCCAGTGCCCCTACCCCTCACGCAGCCTATCCTGGGCCCAGGGGCCCAGCATGGACAACG GGTACCAGATCACAGGGTCCTTCTACACCTACAGCGCTACTGACGCCCAGCCCTCTCCCTTCACACTGGACACCAGCATGAGATCAGCAGAGGCACtctcag ATATGCGGTTACATGTGTCAGTGTTTTACCGGGACTCTCTGTGGAGGGAGGTGACCACCTCCAGTCCAGAGGGCTGTCGCATCGCTCCCTGCTCCCCAGACGAAAAGCTTTATTCCCCCACTGTGGGTCCAGACCTGGTGCCCCTACCCCTGGACAGCCTCCCAgccctggggaggggggaggagtgtCCTCCTAGCCCCCCTAGTTGTCCCCTGGAGAGGGGCGTGCTACTGTGGATGGCCCCAGACGGCCTCTACGCCCGGCGGCTGTGCCAGGAGAGAGTGTTCTGGGAGGGAGGGTTATCATCCTATGTAGACAAACCCAACaagctggagagagaacacacctgtaaactactgcaCACACAGGACTACCTCACAG AGTTGCAGGGCTATGCCCTCCACTGTCGGCCCCCTCCACGTCTACAGGTGCTGCTGAGCTTCGGAGACGAGTGTCTGGATCCCCAGAGACAGAGGACCCTCACTGTACAG GTGGAACCCATGTTTGCCAGGCAGCTGCTGTACTACACCCAGCACCAGCAGTCCAGCGGACACTACTACCGCAGCTACGACCTCCCTCTCCCTGGTGTCACGGAACACAGCATGACCCCTTCCATAACCGAGGACTACCAGAGGGTCATCAcacatcaccatagcaacaccctgCAGGACTGA
- the irf4l gene encoding interferon regulatory factor 4 isoform X2: MNPESDYGMSTVSCGNGKLRSWLIEQVDTGKYQGLVWENEEKSIFRIPWKHAGKQDYNRDEDAALFKAWALFKGKFREGIDKLDPPTWKTRLRCALNKSNDFEELVQRSQLDISDPYKVYRIIPECAKKRSKQEDGGSPLSPLSYPMLPSYPALQTQMPGYMPSTERGWMKDYLPEQASLPELPYAQCPYPSRSLSWAQGPSMDNGYQITGSFYTYSATDAQPSPFTLDTSMRSAEALSDMRLHVSVFYRDSLWREVTTSSPEGCRIAPCSPDEKLYSPTVGPDLVPLPLDSLPALGRGEECPPSPPSCPLERGVLLWMAPDGLYARRLCQERVFWEGGLSSYVDKPNKLEREHTCKLLHTQDYLTELQGYALHCRPPPRLQVLLSFGDECLDPQRQRTLTVQVEPMFARQLLYYTQHQQSSGHYYRSYDLPLPGVTEHSMTPSITEDYQRVITHHHSNTLQD, encoded by the exons ATGAACCCTGAGTCGGACTACGGGATGTCTACGGTGAGCTGTGGGAACGGAAAGCTCCGCTCGTGGCTAATCGAGCAGGTGGATACCGGGAAGTACCAGGGCCTGGTCTGGGAGAACGAAGAAAAGAGCATCTTCAGGATACCATGGAAGCACGCGGGCAAGCAGGACTACAACCGGGACGAGGATGCCGCTCTCTTCAAG GCTTGGGCGCTGTTTAAAGGCAAGTTTCGGGAGGGCATCGACAAACTGGACCCGCCAACGTGGAAGACTCGCCTGCGGTGCGCGCTCAACAAAAGTAACGACTTCGAGGAGCTCGTGCAGCGAAGTCAGCTGGACATCTCAGACCCATACAAAGTCTACCGGATCATCCCGGAGTGCGCCAAGAAGC GATCCAAACAGGAGGATGGTGGCAGCCCCCTGAGTCCTCTGAGTTACCCCATGCTGCCCTCATACCCCGCCCTGCAGACACAG ATGCCTGGGTACATGCCCAGTACAGAGCGAGGCTGGATGAAGGACTATCTTCCAGAGCAGGCCTCTCTTCCTGAGCTGCCCTATGCCCAGTGCCCCTACCCCTCACGCAGCCTATCCTGGGCCCAGGGGCCCAGCATGGACAACG GGTACCAGATCACAGGGTCCTTCTACACCTACAGCGCTACTGACGCCCAGCCCTCTCCCTTCACACTGGACACCAGCATGAGATCAGCAGAGGCACtctcag ATATGCGGTTACATGTGTCAGTGTTTTACCGGGACTCTCTGTGGAGGGAGGTGACCACCTCCAGTCCAGAGGGCTGTCGCATCGCTCCCTGCTCCCCAGACGAAAAGCTTTATTCCCCCACTGTGGGTCCAGACCTGGTGCCCCTACCCCTGGACAGCCTCCCAgccctggggaggggggaggagtgtCCTCCTAGCCCCCCTAGTTGTCCCCTGGAGAGGGGCGTGCTACTGTGGATGGCCCCAGACGGCCTCTACGCCCGGCGGCTGTGCCAGGAGAGAGTGTTCTGGGAGGGAGGGTTATCATCCTATGTAGACAAACCCAACaagctggagagagaacacacctgtaaactactgcaCACACAGGACTACCTCACAG AGTTGCAGGGCTATGCCCTCCACTGTCGGCCCCCTCCACGTCTACAGGTGCTGCTGAGCTTCGGAGACGAGTGTCTGGATCCCCAGAGACAGAGGACCCTCACTGTACAG GTGGAACCCATGTTTGCCAGGCAGCTGCTGTACTACACCCAGCACCAGCAGTCCAGCGGACACTACTACCGCAGCTACGACCTCCCTCTCCCTGGTGTCACGGAACACAGCATGACCCCTTCCATAACCGAGGACTACCAGAGGGTCATCAcacatcaccatagcaacaccctgCAGGACTGA